The following coding sequences lie in one Halorhabdus rudnickae genomic window:
- a CDS encoding hydantoinase/oxoprolinase family protein, with translation MNAGGRTWLGVDVGGTFTDVVLIVDGTLTTAKVPTTDEQSEGVIDGIETACAAAGIELAAVDRLRHATTAAVNAMLEGEGAKTALVTTEGFADVLEIGRQDRPSLYDLDVGKPDPLVPSDRRFEIEERATPNGIERAVDPDAPRELADSIPEEVESVAVCLLHAYAHPDNERRVAAALDQHGDWSISTSHEVLSTFREYERTATTVADASVTPVIDEYLGRLADQARERELPAPRVMQSNGGIADAATVREHAVTTLLSGPAAGVVGASTVANADRLVTFDMGGTSADVGLVTDGTAARTTDATVAERPVGVPMVDVETVGAGGGSIGWVDAGGALRVGPRSAGADPGPACYGRGGTAPTVTDAALQLGYLGGGSLGDLELDADAAEAVLTDLAAAADLAGPVEAARGVYRVANATMTRTIRSVTVERGHDPRVFTLVAFGGAGPMHAAALADRLGIERVLVPAASGVLSALGLLAADETHDAARTHRRRLSAADVATIEACYEELDAAVRSDASDPDRATIEREADLRYAGQSHEVTVPATDPFDPAAMGERFHAAHERVRGYRLDDEAVELLTLRTTARIDGEDPPLSGRESGDTRRTVRDVSFEGRYRETPVLAREGLSAGGVVDGPAIVAGGESTVVLPPGWTASVDERGTLVLDGGVGR, from the coding sequence ATGAACGCGGGCGGGCGGACCTGGCTCGGCGTCGATGTCGGCGGCACGTTCACTGACGTGGTACTGATCGTCGACGGCACGCTCACGACAGCCAAGGTCCCGACGACGGACGAGCAAAGCGAGGGCGTCATCGACGGGATCGAGACGGCGTGTGCGGCAGCCGGGATCGAGTTGGCGGCCGTCGATCGGCTCCGACACGCGACGACGGCGGCCGTCAACGCGATGCTCGAAGGGGAGGGGGCGAAGACGGCGCTGGTCACGACCGAAGGGTTTGCGGATGTCCTCGAGATCGGCCGCCAGGATCGCCCGTCGCTGTACGACCTCGATGTGGGCAAGCCGGACCCGCTCGTCCCGTCCGACCGACGCTTCGAGATCGAGGAGCGTGCGACGCCGAACGGTATCGAGCGTGCCGTCGATCCAGACGCGCCACGAGAACTCGCCGATTCGATTCCCGAAGAGGTCGAAAGCGTCGCCGTGTGCCTGCTGCACGCCTACGCCCACCCCGACAACGAGCGGCGAGTCGCCGCCGCGTTGGACCAGCACGGCGACTGGTCGATCTCGACGAGCCACGAGGTGCTCTCTACCTTCCGGGAGTACGAGCGGACAGCCACTACCGTCGCGGACGCCTCCGTGACGCCAGTCATCGACGAGTATCTGGGCCGGTTGGCCGATCAGGCACGCGAGCGTGAACTGCCCGCTCCGCGTGTCATGCAATCGAACGGGGGGATCGCCGACGCGGCGACTGTCCGTGAGCACGCCGTGACGACGCTGTTGTCGGGTCCGGCGGCAGGGGTCGTCGGTGCGTCGACTGTCGCGAATGCCGATCGGCTGGTCACCTTCGACATGGGCGGGACCTCGGCGGACGTGGGCCTGGTCACCGACGGTACGGCGGCCAGAACCACCGACGCGACGGTCGCCGAGCGCCCGGTCGGCGTGCCAATGGTCGACGTCGAGACGGTTGGGGCGGGCGGCGGCAGTATCGGCTGGGTGGACGCGGGCGGGGCGCTCCGGGTCGGTCCACGATCCGCGGGTGCCGACCCCGGCCCGGCCTGCTACGGCCGCGGTGGCACTGCGCCGACAGTCACGGACGCTGCGCTCCAGCTGGGGTATCTCGGCGGCGGATCGCTGGGCGATCTCGAACTCGACGCCGACGCCGCCGAGGCCGTCCTCACCGACCTCGCCGCAGCGGCCGACCTTGCGGGGCCGGTGGAGGCGGCCCGGGGGGTCTATCGCGTCGCCAATGCGACGATGACGCGGACGATCCGGTCGGTGACCGTCGAGCGCGGTCACGATCCGCGGGTGTTCACACTCGTCGCCTTCGGCGGTGCGGGCCCGATGCACGCCGCTGCGCTGGCCGACCGGCTCGGGATCGAGCGCGTTCTCGTCCCAGCGGCCAGCGGCGTCCTCTCGGCGTTGGGCCTGCTCGCCGCCGACGAGACGCACGACGCTGCCCGCACCCACCGGAGACGCCTCTCGGCGGCCGACGTGGCGACGATCGAAGCGTGCTACGAGGAACTGGACGCAGCCGTCCGTTCGGACGCGAGCGACCCCGACCGTGCGACAATCGAACGGGAGGCTGACCTCCGGTATGCGGGCCAGAGCCACGAGGTGACTGTTCCCGCGACCGATCCCTTCGACCCGGCGGCGATGGGAGAGCGCTTTCACGCCGCTCACGAGCGGGTCCGCGGCTATCGCCTCGACGATGAGGCGGTCGAACTCCTCACGCTCCGGACGACCGCGCGGATCGACGGCGAGGACCCGCCGCTGTCGGGGCGGGAGAGTGGCGACACACGCCGGACGGTCAGAGACGTTTCCTTCGAGGGACGGTATCGAGAGACGCCGGTGCTGGCTCGCGAGGGCCTTTCCGCAGGGGGCGTCGTGGATGGGCCGGCCATCGTCGCGGGCGGGGAGAGTACGGTCGTCTTGCCGCCGGGATGGACGGCATCGGTCGACGAGCGCGGAACGCTCGTCCTGGACGGTGGTGTCGGCCGATGA
- a CDS encoding HTH domain-containing protein, whose protein sequence is MSGPGRDTEYTVEDVTTIFQDREDYAEPLTASEVAEALGCSRRTALNKLHDLEDSTDITSKKVGGRSRVWWIPVHVDQ, encoded by the coding sequence ATGAGCGGACCAGGCCGCGACACGGAGTACACCGTCGAGGACGTCACGACGATCTTCCAGGACCGTGAGGATTACGCCGAGCCGCTGACAGCGAGTGAGGTGGCCGAGGCGCTCGGTTGTTCCCGGCGGACCGCACTCAACAAGCTCCACGATCTCGAGGATTCGACGGACATCACCAGCAAGAAGGTCGGCGGGCGCTCTCGGGTATGGTGGATCCCGGTGCACGTCGATCAGTGA
- a CDS encoding thiamine-phosphate synthase family protein, with the protein MRFPSEIVVDRFLPTARAMLARALADRGLTQQEIADHLGVTQAAVSKYVSGDVAVEERFSEDPRLQRAVDRVAAGFADGSMDAYEALGEFLEVVRAFEDRGPICAIHEEQVPSLEGLGCDLCVRGYDESVGTERAVLSAVRKATRLLEDETAMVALVPNVGTNVGMALPDAEDELDVAAVPGRIHAMRGRIDVPANPEFGGSEHVARTILAARSVDPSVRAALNLATEEAVLAAARDRGIDPIEFDAGYDDRRERLVTVFRERGEVPKVIYHEGAFGIEPITYVFGSDAVDATRLAIELARDAST; encoded by the coding sequence ATGCGATTCCCGAGCGAGATCGTCGTCGACAGATTTCTGCCGACGGCGCGGGCGATGCTCGCCAGAGCGCTCGCCGACCGGGGGCTGACACAGCAGGAGATCGCTGACCATCTCGGGGTCACCCAGGCCGCGGTGAGCAAGTACGTCAGTGGCGACGTCGCGGTCGAGGAGCGTTTCAGCGAGGATCCGCGACTCCAGCGGGCCGTCGATCGCGTCGCGGCGGGCTTTGCCGACGGCTCGATGGACGCCTACGAGGCCCTGGGGGAGTTCCTCGAGGTCGTCCGCGCCTTCGAGGATCGGGGGCCGATCTGTGCGATTCACGAGGAACAGGTCCCTTCCCTCGAGGGATTGGGCTGTGACCTCTGTGTGCGTGGCTACGACGAGTCGGTCGGCACCGAACGCGCGGTACTCTCGGCCGTCCGGAAGGCAACCCGGCTGCTGGAAGACGAGACGGCAATGGTCGCACTCGTCCCCAACGTCGGGACGAACGTCGGTATGGCGTTACCCGACGCCGAGGACGAACTCGACGTGGCGGCCGTCCCGGGCCGAATACACGCGATGCGCGGGCGGATCGACGTCCCCGCAAACCCAGAGTTCGGTGGTTCGGAACACGTCGCCCGGACCATCCTGGCGGCCAGGAGCGTCGATCCCTCGGTTCGGGCCGCGCTGAACCTCGCGACCGAGGAGGCAGTGCTGGCGGCCGCCCGCGATCGCGGGATCGATCCGATCGAATTCGACGCGGGCTACGACGACCGTCGAGAGCGCCTCGTGACCGTGTTCCGCGAGCGCGGCGAGGTACCGAAGGTCATCTATCACGAAGGGGCGTTCGGGATCGAGCCGATCACCTACGTCTTCGGGAGCGACGCCGTCGACGCGACGCGGCTGGCGATCGAACTGGCTCGGGACGCCTCTACGTAA
- a CDS encoding aldo/keto reductase has product MQRRLLGTTGWDVTEIGLGTWNIGGAAWGDVSDEDGRAVVRTALDAGIDFVDTADVYGDGTSERHIGTVLEEDDYDREDIVVATKAGRRLDPHTAEGYNAENLESFVDRSRENLGTETLDLLQLHCPPNDVYYQPEVFDALDDLKVRGKIAHYGVSVEKVEQALKAIEYPGIETVQIIFNMFRQRPAELFFEEAKRRNVGVIVRVPLASGLLTGAIDRDTEFPENDHRNFNREGEAFDRGETFAGLPFEQGLDAVDALETHVPEGMTMAQMALRWILDHDAVSTVIPGSTSPEHIRDNVDAAGMDSLSHETYGAVRDIYEEFVYEDVHHRW; this is encoded by the coding sequence ATGCAGCGGAGACTACTCGGGACGACGGGATGGGACGTGACGGAGATCGGTCTCGGGACCTGGAATATCGGCGGCGCAGCCTGGGGTGACGTTTCAGACGAGGACGGCCGCGCGGTCGTCCGCACTGCGCTGGACGCGGGGATCGACTTCGTCGATACTGCGGACGTCTACGGCGACGGTACCAGCGAGCGCCATATCGGGACCGTCCTCGAGGAGGACGACTACGACCGCGAGGACATCGTCGTCGCGACGAAGGCGGGGCGGCGACTCGATCCCCACACGGCCGAGGGCTACAACGCCGAGAACCTCGAATCGTTCGTCGATCGCAGCCGCGAGAACCTCGGAACCGAGACGCTGGATCTCTTGCAGTTGCACTGCCCGCCCAACGATGTCTACTACCAGCCCGAGGTTTTCGATGCGCTCGACGATCTGAAAGTCCGTGGGAAGATCGCCCACTACGGCGTCAGCGTCGAGAAGGTCGAGCAGGCACTGAAGGCCATCGAGTACCCCGGCATCGAGACTGTCCAGATCATCTTCAACATGTTCCGCCAGCGTCCGGCGGAACTGTTCTTCGAGGAGGCCAAGCGACGGAACGTCGGCGTGATCGTCCGGGTACCGCTGGCCTCGGGGCTGTTGACGGGCGCGATCGATCGAGACACGGAGTTCCCGGAAAACGACCACCGGAACTTCAACCGCGAGGGCGAGGCTTTCGACCGTGGGGAGACGTTCGCCGGCCTGCCCTTCGAGCAGGGACTGGACGCCGTCGACGCACTGGAAACCCACGTTCCCGAGGGCATGACGATGGCCCAGATGGCGCTGCGATGGATTCTCGATCACGATGCCGTCTCGACGGTCATCCCGGGTTCGACCTCGCCCGAGCATATCCGGGACAACGTTGACGCCGCCGGGATGGACTCCCTCAGTCACGAGACTTACGGCGCAGTCCGGGACATCTACGAGGAGTTCGTCTACGAGGACGTCCATCACCGCTGGTGA
- a CDS encoding MarR family transcriptional regulator has protein sequence MTQADDRLLETLDDSGLILSPRVLAINTDYSRHYVSERLAVLVEGGLVAKEMEGIYRITEKGKQYLTGDLDADDLQLEGE, from the coding sequence ATGACTCAGGCAGATGATCGTCTACTTGAAACCCTCGATGATTCCGGTTTGATACTTTCTCCTCGGGTTCTGGCTATCAACACCGACTATTCACGTCACTACGTGAGTGAACGGCTCGCGGTTCTCGTAGAGGGTGGTCTTGTCGCAAAAGAGATGGAAGGAATCTATCGGATCACAGAGAAGGGAAAACAGTACCTCACGGGCGATCTCGATGCTGACGATCTGCAACTCGAAGGAGAGTGA
- a CDS encoding DUF7718 family protein: MSDYEVTPPPDRIAEKVQIRTAFTTEQGEVVRFMVQLEYWHRGDWKPVVRYDHDRGAKGGHDIAEKGLHMDIYRDGEKVDVKDVSGPIPPAKGLDYAEDDLRENVQRYIKRFEQWHDIKNESNL; the protein is encoded by the coding sequence GTGTCAGACTACGAAGTCACCCCGCCGCCGGATCGTATCGCGGAGAAGGTACAAATCCGGACTGCGTTCACGACCGAACAGGGCGAAGTCGTTCGGTTCATGGTGCAACTCGAATACTGGCACCGTGGCGACTGGAAGCCCGTCGTCCGGTATGACCATGACCGAGGCGCGAAAGGCGGCCACGATATCGCCGAGAAAGGGCTTCACATGGACATCTATCGAGACGGTGAGAAAGTCGATGTGAAAGACGTCAGCGGTCCGATCCCGCCCGCCAAAGGGCTCGATTACGCCGAAGACGACTTACGTGAGAACGTCCAACGATATATCAAGAGGTTCGAGCAATGGCACGACATCAAAAACGAGAGCAACCTGTGA
- a CDS encoding DUF4238 domain-containing protein, with amino-acid sequence MRMGLFLSVQFNRTRERRNALIDSGEQTKEALKEKGIAEFIPDEEFEQLGTEEFARAIQNETLRENSIETAEIFLNKNWTLLENKTGTPFWTSDHPLCLHNQRDFGPFRGDLGIENQGIEIYFPLSPKYMLGILDPEDFEDIYAKMPVIDGGIVDNFNSLQVSQSNRQLFSAEDDFTLAEEMLEEIPELKDPDRRRTQVR; translated from the coding sequence ATGCGGATGGGGCTGTTTTTATCAGTACAATTTAATCGCACTCGTGAGAGGCGGAATGCACTTATTGATTCGGGCGAGCAGACAAAAGAGGCACTGAAAGAAAAGGGAATAGCTGAATTCATACCTGATGAGGAATTTGAGCAGTTAGGTACTGAGGAGTTCGCACGAGCTATCCAAAATGAAACACTCAGAGAAAACAGTATAGAAACCGCTGAAATATTTTTAAACAAGAATTGGACGTTACTTGAGAACAAAACAGGAACGCCGTTCTGGACATCGGATCATCCGCTTTGTCTGCACAATCAACGAGACTTCGGCCCGTTTCGAGGGGATCTTGGTATCGAAAATCAGGGTATAGAGATATATTTTCCCCTCTCTCCAAAATACATGCTGGGTATTCTAGACCCAGAGGATTTCGAGGATATTTATGCAAAAATGCCTGTTATCGATGGAGGCATTGTAGATAATTTTAACTCACTACAAGTTAGTCAATCAAATCGTCAACTATTCTCCGCTGAAGATGACTTCACACTCGCTGAAGAGATGTTGGAGGAAATACCTGAACTAAAAGATCCGGACAGACGACGTACGCAAGTGCGTTAA
- a CDS encoding DUF4238 domain-containing protein — protein sequence MRDEYKFQHYVPRMHLKKFFVSNSNSQVWVFDKPNERKFQSTLDNIGGENFFYDPAEFEDPEIESLLTKIEGKAGDPYKKLLSEGSLSTLTKKRKDADGAVFISTI from the coding sequence ATGCGGGATGAATATAAATTCCAACATTATGTCCCCCGAATGCACCTCAAGAAATTCTTCGTCAGCAATTCCAACTCTCAAGTGTGGGTATTTGACAAACCAAATGAGCGGAAATTTCAATCAACACTTGATAATATTGGAGGGGAGAATTTTTTCTACGACCCAGCTGAGTTTGAGGATCCAGAGATTGAATCCCTTCTAACAAAAATTGAGGGGAAAGCGGGTGACCCATATAAGAAGCTATTGAGCGAAGGTAGCTTGTCAACACTCACAAAAAAAAGAAAGGATGCGGATGGGGCTGTTTTTATCAGTACAATTTAA
- a CDS encoding DUF7845 domain-containing protein, whose product MKTVTLACHEFDANLLYSDDGLAPFFAADSAVKNAGGSKSASFSAEGEQWRARLSYQESNIVHPGNMTPHGTEWRLETMREYRIKVYRDPAEDPIGQQEFVAHIAPRWPGMEGERSDGSRVEIPVPDGFGEGVNVRVQGSNIAFERYPDLVARAGAALGIAGRYFRDPHPMTNIQDAERYGRVHRDASGPIHARDGPIASMGHLLEDDRSGYRKVVQNDDDEHGRNLPGYYHTVTLDERRVREAFPDHRLPKEVKHYYAREAEGLDEDNPLAHPKVGASLQVSLLDDDETVRWCDLDRLRRELDQTVLSVLADAGIDVAPSGGGSGPFVEDAYFTPKVDESGPDPIGLDMTRVRQSQESVVVRYLADGLRPTQWETLVTDGGEIAPAEIADAHGRHVESVRDALRDMEDLVHREYAKVSLRSEYIAELVHDAVAEARESVKRAAETTAKAIEAAERGMDETMSAFIAWAHRHGIDFQDAREARLKLRFDDHTDAGKAIREGFRLWKNAGLPEERYRQARVRFQDGSVGDAWRWLTPG is encoded by the coding sequence GTGAAGACGGTCACGCTCGCGTGTCACGAGTTCGACGCGAATCTTCTTTATTCTGACGACGGACTGGCTCCGTTCTTCGCGGCTGACTCCGCGGTGAAGAACGCTGGTGGGTCGAAGAGTGCATCATTCTCTGCCGAGGGCGAACAGTGGCGGGCGCGTCTCTCCTACCAAGAAAGCAACATCGTCCATCCCGGAAATATGACGCCACACGGCACTGAGTGGCGTCTTGAGACGATGCGGGAGTACCGGATCAAAGTGTATCGGGACCCGGCAGAGGACCCGATCGGGCAGCAAGAGTTCGTTGCTCACATCGCGCCACGGTGGCCCGGGATGGAAGGCGAGCGTTCGGACGGCTCGCGGGTCGAGATCCCCGTCCCCGACGGGTTCGGTGAGGGCGTGAACGTTCGTGTCCAGGGTTCGAATATTGCCTTCGAGCGCTATCCTGATTTGGTGGCCCGTGCGGGTGCTGCTCTGGGGATCGCTGGCCGGTACTTCCGTGATCCACACCCGATGACGAACATCCAGGACGCCGAGCGCTACGGCCGGGTACACCGGGACGCGAGCGGACCCATCCACGCGCGGGACGGGCCGATCGCCTCGATGGGCCACCTTCTCGAAGACGACCGCTCGGGGTATCGGAAGGTCGTCCAAAACGATGACGACGAGCACGGGCGGAACCTGCCGGGCTACTACCACACGGTGACGCTTGACGAGCGCCGCGTTCGCGAAGCCTTCCCGGATCACCGGCTGCCGAAAGAGGTGAAGCACTACTACGCTCGCGAAGCAGAAGGGCTCGACGAGGACAACCCACTGGCCCATCCGAAGGTCGGCGCGTCGCTACAGGTGTCCCTGCTCGATGACGACGAAACGGTTCGCTGGTGTGACCTTGACCGCCTACGGAGAGAGTTAGATCAAACCGTCCTGTCGGTGCTTGCTGACGCCGGAATCGACGTTGCACCCAGTGGCGGAGGGAGCGGGCCGTTTGTCGAGGACGCATATTTCACGCCCAAGGTGGACGAGAGCGGGCCGGACCCGATCGGGCTCGACATGACCCGCGTCCGCCAGAGTCAGGAAAGCGTCGTCGTGCGATACCTCGCCGACGGGCTCCGGCCGACCCAGTGGGAGACGCTGGTTACCGACGGCGGGGAGATCGCGCCCGCGGAGATCGCGGACGCCCACGGCCGCCACGTCGAAAGCGTGCGCGACGCGTTGCGCGACATGGAGGACCTTGTGCATCGGGAGTACGCCAAGGTGTCTCTCCGTTCGGAGTACATCGCGGAGTTGGTTCACGACGCCGTAGCCGAAGCTCGGGAGTCTGTCAAGCGGGCGGCAGAGACGACGGCGAAGGCTATCGAAGCCGCCGAGCGCGGGATGGACGAGACAATGAGCGCGTTCATCGCGTGGGCTCATCGCCACGGTATCGACTTCCAAGACGCGCGTGAGGCGCGGCTGAAGCTCCGCTTTGACGATCACACCGACGCGGGGAAAGCGATCCGTGAAGGCTTCCGTCTCTGGAAGAATGCCGGGCTTCCCGAGGAGCGCTACCGACAAGCGCGGGTTCGCTTCCAGGACGGGAGCGTCGGCGATGCCTGGCGGTGGCTCACTCCAGGGTAG
- a CDS encoding RNA polymerase sigma factor, with the protein MTGAQTTLSHYEEDLSALTSAEQDAYEAVEIEGYGVREYARKTGRKPGTVGNLLSRARRKIGGGERAGA; encoded by the coding sequence TTGACGGGCGCGCAGACGACGCTGTCCCACTACGAGGAAGACCTGTCCGCCCTCACGTCGGCCGAGCAAGACGCCTACGAGGCCGTCGAGATCGAGGGCTACGGCGTTCGTGAGTACGCACGGAAGACCGGCCGGAAACCCGGGACGGTCGGGAACCTCCTGAGTCGAGCGCGTCGAAAAATCGGAGGTGGGGAACGTGCAGGTGCCTGA
- a CDS encoding double zinc ribbon domain-containing protein → MSKITFRADDDLVAQLEAFDASKSEVMREALRAFLKEPSGPSPTEGESASVSAPGPTSAEESLDDLIEERVDAVLADRLGTVGRSGTQDVNITLSLADAVVTPEQRTETGAEERTATPEKGDVSEDRTCAKCGETVSAEHVYCPNCGEKASHRVFCECGDELRSDWAFCPSCGRRTAAADVLDQ, encoded by the coding sequence ATGAGCAAAATCACGTTCCGCGCCGACGACGACCTCGTTGCCCAACTCGAGGCCTTCGACGCCTCGAAGAGCGAGGTCATGCGCGAGGCGTTGCGGGCCTTCCTCAAGGAGCCGAGTGGACCGTCTCCCACGGAGGGAGAGTCTGCCTCGGTGTCCGCGCCTGGGCCTACCTCGGCCGAGGAAAGTCTCGACGACCTCATCGAGGAGCGTGTCGACGCCGTCCTCGCAGACCGGCTCGGAACTGTCGGACGGTCCGGGACACAAGACGTCAACATCACGCTCTCGCTCGCAGACGCAGTTGTGACGCCGGAGCAGCGGACCGAGACCGGAGCCGAGGAACGAACCGCCACCCCCGAGAAAGGGGACGTCAGCGAGGATCGGACCTGCGCGAAGTGTGGCGAGACTGTCTCCGCGGAGCACGTCTACTGCCCCAACTGCGGGGAGAAAGCCTCCCACCGAGTCTTCTGTGAGTGTGGCGACGAGCTCCGCTCGGACTGGGCGTTCTGCCCGAGCTGTGGCCGTCGGACGGCAGCCGCCGACGTACTCGATCAGTAA
- a CDS encoding ribbon-helix-helix domain-containing protein codes for MERVTLRIPKQQIEEVEQMVETGEYPNRSEAIRSAVREMLAEQDTGKERPSEKHKRRTWAKV; via the coding sequence ATGGAGCGTGTGACACTACGGATTCCGAAGCAGCAGATCGAGGAGGTCGAACAGATGGTCGAAACGGGGGAATACCCTAACCGGAGCGAGGCGATCCGGTCGGCCGTCCGGGAAATGCTCGCCGAGCAGGACACGGGCAAGGAGCGCCCCTCGGAGAAACACAAGCGGCGAACCTGGGCGAAGGTGTAG
- the ftsZ gene encoding cell division protein FtsZ translates to MQDIVNSALEHEEQESRDVDADGEDFGDPRIVIVGCGGAGNNTVNRLYNIGVEGADTIALNTDKQHLKMIEADTKILVGKSLTNGLGAGGDPSMGERATEMAQGTIKEVLGDADLVFVTAGMGGGTGTGAAPVVSKIAKEQGAIVVGMVSTPFNVERARTVKAEEGLENLRNEADSIIVLDNNRLLDYVPNLPIGKAFSVMDQIIAETVKGISETITQPSLINLDYADMSAIMNQGGVAVMLVGETQDKNKTQEVVSDAMNHPLLDVDYRGASGGLVHITGGPDLTLDEAEGIASNITDRLEANANVIWGARIEEEYKGKVRVMAIMTGVQSAQVLGPTTQKQANKSRQAIEDVDVDDGAFDAASNVDADFDGNSSSGGRSFGETDGGRNAVEKNNGLDVVRTN, encoded by the coding sequence ATGCAGGACATAGTCAACTCGGCCCTCGAACACGAGGAACAGGAGAGTCGGGATGTCGACGCGGACGGCGAGGATTTCGGCGACCCGCGTATCGTGATCGTCGGCTGTGGCGGTGCCGGTAACAACACCGTCAATCGGCTGTACAACATCGGCGTCGAGGGTGCCGATACGATCGCGCTGAACACAGACAAACAACACCTCAAGATGATCGAGGCCGACACCAAGATCCTCGTCGGCAAGTCTCTCACCAACGGGCTCGGCGCGGGCGGCGACCCCTCGATGGGCGAGCGCGCAACCGAGATGGCTCAGGGGACGATCAAAGAGGTACTCGGCGACGCCGACCTCGTGTTCGTCACGGCCGGCATGGGTGGCGGGACTGGTACTGGCGCGGCGCCCGTCGTCTCGAAGATCGCCAAAGAGCAGGGTGCGATCGTCGTCGGCATGGTCTCGACACCGTTCAACGTCGAGCGTGCGCGAACAGTCAAGGCCGAGGAAGGGCTGGAAAATCTGCGCAACGAGGCCGACTCGATCATCGTCCTGGACAACAACCGCCTGCTGGATTACGTCCCCAACCTGCCGATCGGCAAGGCTTTCTCGGTGATGGACCAGATCATCGCCGAGACGGTCAAGGGGATCTCCGAGACAATCACTCAACCGTCGCTTATCAACCTGGACTACGCGGACATGTCCGCGATCATGAACCAGGGCGGCGTTGCAGTGATGCTCGTCGGCGAAACTCAAGACAAGAACAAGACCCAAGAGGTCGTCAGCGACGCGATGAACCACCCACTGCTGGACGTCGACTACCGCGGCGCCAGCGGTGGACTGGTCCACATCACCGGCGGCCCCGACCTGACGTTGGACGAGGCCGAGGGCATCGCGAGCAACATCACCGACCGCCTGGAGGCTAATGCCAACGTCATCTGGGGTGCCCGCATCGAGGAAGAGTACAAGGGGAAGGTTCGCGTGATGGCGATTATGACTGGCGTCCAGTCGGCCCAGGTTCTGGGTCCGACGACCCAGAAACAGGCCAACAAGTCCCGACAGGCCATCGAGGACGTGGACGTCGACGACGGAGCGTTCGATGCTGCAAGTAACGTGGACGCCGACTTCGACGGCAATTCGAGTTCCGGCGGGCGGAGCTTCGGCGAAACCGACGGCGGTCGAAACGCCGTCGAGAAAAACAACGGACTCGACGTCGTGCGGACAAACTGA